Proteins encoded in a region of the Streptomyces sp. NBC_00310 genome:
- the pspAA gene encoding PspA-associated protein PspAA — protein sequence MIVRIMGEGQVRLDDVHFTELNKLDDVLLAEMEVGDGPGFRHTLHALLDKVRELGTPLPDDSLEPSELILPAPDATLEEVREMLSDDGLIPG from the coding sequence ATGATCGTACGGATCATGGGGGAGGGGCAGGTGAGGCTGGACGACGTCCACTTCACCGAGTTGAACAAGCTGGACGACGTACTCCTGGCGGAAATGGAGGTCGGCGACGGCCCGGGCTTCCGCCACACCCTCCACGCCCTCCTGGACAAGGTCCGAGAACTGGGCACGCCTCTCCCGGACGACTCCTTGGAGCCGTCGGAACTCATCCTCCCGGCGCCGGACGCGACGCTGGAGGAGGTCAGGGAGATGCTCAGCGACGACGGCCTGATCCCGGGGTGA
- a CDS encoding class I SAM-dependent methyltransferase: protein MPPTPRPEPGPLAPGADPFHEPGADPFHEPRRDDCPWCGSRQLRTRVRAPEGRRRTPGTFVVDECRDCSHAFQNPRPTTDGLLLWHHQHPVEDHIPSNRACRRRRRHHRGAARALLPYPEPESWLDVGTGHGDFPEVARGIHPYTSFDGLDPTPRVERAWEAGRVEEAYQGLLTDPEITARLRARYDVVSMFHHLEHTADPREELRAARTVLRPGGHLLLEVPDPVRPFGTLPTGNRRFWKPQDRPRPLHLMPLRNLLTELRSLGYEILTTRPCTPLPPRAHRILARRTTRPAAPAGPRVTTADPSAPADPSAPAAPPEPSSDPSEAP from the coding sequence ATGCCCCCCACCCCGCGGCCGGAGCCGGGCCCACTCGCCCCCGGAGCCGACCCCTTCCACGAACCCGGAGCCGACCCCTTCCACGAACCGCGCCGGGACGACTGCCCGTGGTGCGGTTCGCGGCAGTTGCGTACGCGGGTGCGTGCGCCGGAGGGGAGGCGGCGCACGCCGGGCACGTTCGTGGTGGACGAGTGCCGGGACTGCTCGCACGCCTTCCAGAACCCCCGGCCCACGACGGACGGGCTGCTGCTGTGGCACCACCAGCACCCCGTCGAGGACCACATCCCCTCGAACCGCGCGTGCCGACGACGCCGTCGGCACCACCGGGGGGCCGCCCGCGCACTGCTGCCGTACCCCGAACCGGAGAGCTGGCTCGACGTCGGCACCGGCCACGGCGACTTCCCGGAGGTCGCGCGCGGGATCCACCCGTACACCTCCTTCGACGGGCTCGACCCGACCCCGCGCGTCGAACGGGCGTGGGAGGCCGGGCGCGTGGAGGAGGCATACCAGGGCCTGCTCACCGACCCGGAGATCACCGCGCGGCTGCGCGCCCGCTACGACGTGGTCAGCATGTTCCACCACCTCGAACACACCGCCGACCCCCGTGAGGAACTCCGCGCCGCCCGCACCGTCCTGCGCCCCGGCGGCCACCTCCTCCTCGAAGTCCCGGACCCGGTCCGCCCGTTCGGCACGCTGCCCACCGGAAACCGCCGCTTCTGGAAGCCGCAGGACCGCCCGCGCCCCCTCCACCTCATGCCCCTGCGCAACCTGCTCACCGAACTGCGGTCCCTGGGCTACGAGATCCTCACCACCCGCCCGTGCACCCCTCTCCCGCCCCGCGCGCACCGCATCCTCGCGCGCCGCACGACACGACCGGCCGCCCCCGCAGGACCCCGGGTCACGACGGCCGACCCTTCAGCCCCGGCCGACCCTTCAGCCCCGGCCGCCCCGCCGGAGCCCTCGTCCGATCCGTCAGAAGCCCCCTAA
- a CDS encoding bifunctional adenosylcobinamide kinase/adenosylcobinamide-phosphate guanylyltransferase, which yields MELTLLGTGAPAGLPRPDCPCAACATALGDAARGATALLVDGALLLDLTPGAALAAARAGHTLTGVRQVLLSHPHNGPAVEVPAGMPQPGRVPDGRELALLTGHRVRAQAMDAPGTGYAVTGPGGQRLLYLPPGGAPAGVEEQSAQPYDMVLVDALGRPDALARLRAAGAVGPTTDVIAVHIDHDVPPDGELPRRLAAAGARAVPDGTTLAVGAYEDVPDVPRRTLVLGGARSGKSVEAERRLEAFPDVLYVATGGTRGGDGEWAARVAAHRERRPGSWRTVETCDLVPLLKDDDGAPLLVDCLSLWLTDVMDSVGAWDDAEWAGGGERALRARVAELTDAVRHTRRTVVAVSNEVGSGIVPATASGRRYRDELGRLNAAFASECEHVLLVVAGQALSLRG from the coding sequence GTGGAACTGACATTGCTCGGCACAGGTGCCCCCGCGGGACTCCCCCGCCCCGACTGCCCGTGCGCGGCGTGCGCGACCGCGCTCGGTGATGCCGCGCGCGGGGCGACCGCGCTGCTCGTGGACGGCGCGCTGCTGCTCGACCTCACTCCGGGCGCCGCCCTCGCGGCCGCGCGCGCCGGACACACGCTGACCGGCGTACGGCAGGTGCTGCTGTCGCACCCGCACAACGGGCCCGCCGTGGAGGTGCCGGCGGGGATGCCGCAGCCGGGACGGGTGCCGGACGGCCGGGAACTGGCGCTGCTGACCGGGCACCGGGTGCGGGCGCAGGCCATGGACGCGCCCGGGACGGGGTACGCGGTGACCGGGCCGGGCGGGCAGCGGCTGCTGTATCTGCCGCCGGGGGGCGCGCCCGCCGGGGTGGAGGAGCAGTCGGCGCAGCCGTACGACATGGTGCTCGTCGACGCGCTGGGGCGCCCGGACGCGCTGGCGCGGCTGCGGGCGGCGGGGGCCGTCGGGCCGACGACCGATGTCATCGCCGTGCACATCGACCACGACGTGCCGCCGGACGGCGAGTTGCCGCGCCGGCTCGCGGCGGCGGGCGCGCGCGCCGTGCCGGACGGGACCACGCTGGCGGTGGGCGCCTACGAGGACGTGCCCGACGTGCCGCGCCGCACGCTGGTGCTGGGCGGGGCGCGGTCCGGGAAGTCGGTGGAGGCCGAGCGGCGCCTGGAGGCGTTCCCGGACGTGCTGTACGTGGCGACCGGTGGGACGCGGGGCGGCGACGGGGAGTGGGCCGCGCGGGTCGCCGCCCACCGTGAACGGCGGCCCGGTTCCTGGCGGACGGTCGAGACCTGCGACCTCGTCCCGCTGCTGAAGGACGACGACGGGGCGCCGCTGCTCGTCGACTGTCTCTCGCTGTGGCTGACCGACGTGATGGACTCGGTGGGGGCGTGGGACGACGCGGAGTGGGCCGGGGGCGGGGAGCGCGCGCTCCGGGCGCGGGTCGCCGAGCTGACCGACGCCGTACGGCACACGCGCCGCACGGTGGTCGCCGTCTCCAACGAGGTCGGCTCCGGCATCGTCCCCGCCACCGCCTCCGGGCGCCGCTACCGCGACGAACTCGGACGGCTCAACGCGGCGTTCGCGAGTGAATGCGAGCACGTGCTGCTGGTGGTGGCGGGGCAGGCGCTGTCCCTTCGGGGTTAG
- a CDS encoding phosphatidylglycerol lysyltransferase domain-containing protein, translating to MPSRWRARRGCRGCPPPRLRAVPVARRPGCAPSRLPAAPVARPPRRAPSRWTGIERRITQRTGDRGPEESARVHRARVQQGPRARLRVLLSLAPRPRGLSPGLVRRDGDADDGPMEFLVIELLPRSGEIGITQVSLNFAVFRSVFSTGPRGGVPEDAGDRRSGRIAGTWNRAGRDRTDEGIRMRAYG from the coding sequence GTGCCGTCCCGGTGGCGCGCCCGTCGCGGCTGTCGCGGTTGCCCGCCGCCCCGGTTGCGCGCCGTCCCGGTTGCGCGCCGTCCCGGTTGCGCGCCGTCCCGGTTGCCCGCCGCCCCCGTCGCGCGCCCTCCCCGTCGCGCGCCGTCGCGGTGGACAGGGATCGAGCGGCGGATCACCCAACGGACCGGGGACCGGGGACCAGAAGAAAGCGCGCGAGTCCACCGAGCGCGGGTGCAGCAGGGGCCTCGGGCGAGGCTGAGGGTGCTGCTGTCCCTCGCTCCCCGGCCGCGCGGGCTCTCGCCCGGCCTCGTGCGGCGGGACGGTGACGCCGACGACGGGCCGATGGAGTTCCTGGTGATCGAACTCCTCCCACGGTCCGGAGAGATCGGGATCACGCAGGTCTCGCTCAACTTCGCGGTGTTCCGGTCGGTCTTCAGTACCGGCCCGCGCGGAGGGGTTCCCGAAGACGCCGGGGACCGCCGAAGCGGCCGCATCGCGGGCACCTGGAACCGCGCGGGCAGGGATCGTACGGATGAGGGCATACGCATGAGGGCATACGGATGA
- a CDS encoding class I SAM-dependent methyltransferase, whose amino-acid sequence MVSRQLDEQIAGRFPVGQRLRVLDVGMGQGTQALRLARAGHAVTGIEREAKLIAVAREALAAEPEGIRGRVRIVEGDGRDTGVHFLPGSFDVVLCHGVLMYVEEPDALLAGLARMLAPGGLLSLLVRNGDALAMRAGLAGDWAGALAAFDTTAYRNRLGLDVRADRLGVLTDALAGIGAPLHAWYGVRVFTDLAADDAGLPEGQGDLDVLLAAEERAGRTDPYRQVAALLHLCGVRG is encoded by the coding sequence CTGGTCTCCCGGCAGCTCGACGAGCAGATCGCGGGCCGCTTCCCGGTCGGGCAGCGGCTCCGGGTGCTCGACGTGGGCATGGGGCAGGGGACGCAGGCGCTGCGGCTCGCCCGGGCCGGACACGCGGTGACCGGGATCGAGCGGGAGGCGAAGCTGATCGCCGTGGCCCGGGAGGCGCTCGCCGCCGAGCCCGAGGGCATCCGGGGCCGGGTGCGGATCGTCGAGGGCGACGGCCGGGACACGGGTGTGCACTTCCTGCCGGGCAGCTTCGACGTGGTGCTCTGTCATGGGGTCCTGATGTACGTCGAGGAGCCCGATGCCCTGCTGGCCGGGCTGGCGCGGATGCTGGCGCCCGGGGGGCTGCTGTCGCTGCTCGTACGGAACGGCGACGCGCTCGCGATGCGGGCGGGGCTGGCCGGGGACTGGGCGGGGGCGCTGGCCGCCTTCGACACCACCGCGTACCGGAATCGGCTCGGGCTGGATGTGCGGGCGGATCGGCTGGGGGTGCTGACGGACGCGCTCGCGGGGATCGGGGCGCCGTTGCACGCGTGGTACGGGGTGCGGGTGTTCACGGATCTGGCCGCGGACGACGCGGGGCTGCCCGAGGGGCAGGGGGACCTGGACGTGCTGCTCGCCGCGGAGGAGCGGGCCGGGCGGACGGATCCCTATCGGCAGGTGGCGGCGTTGCTGCACCTGTGCGGCGTGCGCGGCTGA
- a CDS encoding response regulator transcription factor translates to MTIRVLLADDQALLRSAFRVLVDSEPDMEVVGEASDGAEAVRLAKEERADVVLMDIRMPGTDGLAATRMISADPTLAQVRVVILTTFEVDDYVVQSLRAGASGFLGKGSEPDELLNAIRVAAGGEALLSPTATKGLIARFLAQPDDSADGEGGAAARSERLSALTSREREVLGQVAGGLSNDEIAELLEVSPLTVKTHVNRAMAKLGARDRAQLVVFAYESGLVRPRVD, encoded by the coding sequence ATGACGATCCGTGTCCTGCTCGCCGACGACCAGGCCCTGTTGCGCAGTGCCTTCCGGGTGCTCGTCGACTCGGAGCCGGACATGGAGGTCGTGGGGGAGGCCTCGGACGGGGCGGAGGCGGTGCGGCTCGCGAAGGAGGAGCGGGCGGACGTCGTGCTGATGGACATCCGGATGCCGGGCACGGACGGCCTGGCCGCCACCCGCATGATCAGTGCCGATCCGACGCTCGCCCAGGTCCGCGTCGTCATCCTCACCACCTTCGAGGTCGACGACTACGTCGTGCAGTCGCTGCGCGCCGGCGCCTCCGGCTTCCTCGGCAAGGGCTCCGAGCCGGACGAGCTGCTGAACGCGATCCGGGTGGCCGCCGGTGGCGAGGCACTGCTGTCGCCCACCGCGACCAAGGGCCTCATCGCCCGCTTCCTCGCCCAGCCGGACGACTCGGCCGACGGCGAGGGCGGTGCCGCCGCCCGCTCCGAGCGGCTCTCCGCGCTGACCAGCCGCGAGCGCGAGGTGCTCGGGCAGGTCGCCGGGGGGCTCTCCAACGACGAGATCGCGGAGCTTCTGGAGGTCAGTCCGCTGACCGTGAAAACCCACGTCAACCGGGCCATGGCGAAGCTCGGCGCCCGCGACCGGGCCCAACTGGTGGTCTTCGCGTACGAGTCGGGCCTGGTACGCCCGAGGGTTGACTGA
- a CDS encoding DUF3043 domain-containing protein, with protein sequence MPRHPVPLGFVFRSRDKSEKGPVADKAPVTDSKQTRDPQAPKGRPTPKRSEAQTQRRSVANTPTTRKEAAKRSRDERRSAMEKQRQALATGDERYLPARDKGPVRKFARDFVDSRFHIAEFFLPLAVIILVLSMVQVASLQNIALLLWLFVIVLIVVDSISLGFRLKKQLNARFPDANKKGAVAYALMRTLQMRRLRLPKPQVKRGERP encoded by the coding sequence ATGCCCCGGCACCCCGTACCCTTGGGTTTTGTGTTCCGAAGCCGCGACAAGAGCGAGAAGGGGCCGGTGGCCGACAAGGCGCCGGTGACCGACTCCAAGCAGACCCGTGACCCGCAGGCCCCCAAGGGGCGGCCCACTCCCAAGCGGAGTGAGGCCCAGACCCAGCGCCGCAGCGTGGCCAACACGCCCACGACGCGCAAGGAGGCCGCCAAGCGCTCCCGCGACGAGCGCCGCTCCGCGATGGAGAAGCAGCGCCAGGCGCTGGCCACCGGCGACGAGCGCTATCTGCCCGCGCGGGACAAGGGCCCCGTGCGCAAGTTCGCCCGTGACTTCGTGGACTCGCGGTTCCACATCGCGGAGTTCTTCCTGCCGCTGGCCGTGATCATCCTCGTGCTGAGCATGGTGCAGGTGGCGTCGCTGCAGAACATCGCGCTGCTGCTGTGGCTCTTCGTGATCGTCCTGATCGTGGTCGACTCGATCAGCCTCGGGTTCCGTCTGAAGAAGCAGCTGAATGCCCGCTTCCCCGACGCGAACAAGAAGGGCGCCGTGGCCTACGCCCTGATGCGCACGCTCCAGATGCGTCGCCTCCGGCTGCCGAAGCCGCAGGTCAAGCGCGGAGAGCGGCCCTGA
- the cobT gene encoding nicotinate-nucleotide--dimethylbenzimidazole phosphoribosyltransferase, whose product MSSLNLDDFTDLIERPDGGVRRDAEARRERQIVPPGALGRLDELGEWLAAAQSAVPVRPIGQARVLLFAGDHGIAELGVSARAAGTADQLVRGVLDGSGPVAVLARQLDVPVRVVDLALDCDPETLPAEVVRHRVRRGSGRIDIEDALTAEEAEAAFRVGVALADEEADSGTDLVVLGDLSVGGTTAAAVLVAGLCGTDASVVTGRGGRAIDDLAWMRKCAAVRDALRRARPVLGDQLQLLATVGGADLAAMTGFLLQSAVRKMPVILDGVVSAACALVAQRVAFRAPDWWLAGQSSGEPAQAKALDRMAIEPLLDHGVKVGEGAGALLALPLVRAAAALAAELPEREPAEPEKADTEEKTLAEEYDAT is encoded by the coding sequence ATGAGCTCGCTTAATCTCGACGACTTCACCGATCTGATCGAGCGCCCCGACGGCGGGGTGCGCCGCGACGCCGAGGCGCGGCGGGAGAGGCAGATCGTGCCCCCCGGGGCGCTGGGCCGCCTCGATGAACTGGGTGAGTGGCTGGCGGCGGCGCAGTCGGCCGTGCCGGTGCGGCCGATCGGCCAGGCTCGCGTGCTGCTGTTCGCGGGCGACCACGGGATCGCCGAACTCGGTGTCTCCGCGCGGGCCGCGGGCACCGCGGACCAGCTGGTGCGGGGCGTTCTCGACGGCAGCGGCCCGGTGGCGGTGCTGGCGCGGCAGCTCGACGTCCCCGTACGCGTGGTGGATCTGGCGCTCGACTGCGACCCGGAGACGCTGCCCGCGGAGGTCGTACGGCACCGGGTGCGGCGCGGGTCGGGTCGGATCGACATCGAGGACGCGCTGACGGCGGAGGAGGCGGAGGCCGCGTTCCGGGTGGGCGTCGCCCTCGCGGACGAGGAGGCGGACTCCGGGACCGACCTCGTCGTCCTCGGCGATCTGAGCGTCGGCGGGACCACGGCGGCGGCCGTCCTCGTCGCCGGGCTGTGCGGGACCGACGCCTCCGTCGTGACCGGGCGTGGTGGCCGGGCGATCGACGATCTGGCGTGGATGCGCAAGTGCGCCGCCGTACGGGACGCCCTGCGGCGGGCCCGGCCGGTGCTCGGGGACCAGTTGCAGTTGCTCGCGACCGTGGGCGGGGCCGATCTCGCGGCCATGACCGGGTTTCTGCTGCAGAGCGCGGTGCGGAAGATGCCGGTGATTCTCGACGGGGTCGTGTCCGCGGCCTGTGCGCTGGTCGCCCAGCGGGTGGCCTTCCGGGCGCCGGACTGGTGGCTGGCGGGGCAGAGCAGCGGGGAGCCGGCGCAGGCCAAGGCGCTGGACCGGATGGCCATCGAGCCGCTGCTCGACCATGGGGTGAAGGTCGGCGAAGGGGCGGGGGCGCTGCTGGCCCTGCCGCTGGTGCGGGCCGCGGCGGCCCTGGCCGCCGAGTTGCCGGAGCGGGAGCCGGCGGAGCCGGAGAAGGCCGACACCGAGGAGAAGACGCTCGCCGAGGAGTACGACGCGACCTAG
- a CDS encoding sensor histidine kinase, producing MSTFQRARSWLTAHPTALDAALALGVLVAMVAGAFVDPHAAHGDKWGARTPDALSIALMVPAAAVLIARRRAPMAVLAATCALTLAELVTGDPRAPVAMAAVIALYTVASTTDRPTTWRVGLLTMTVLTGTAMLAGPLPWYAQENLGIFAWTGMAATAGDAVRSRRAFVAAIRERAERAERTREEEARRRVAEERLRIARDLHDVVAHHIALVNVQAGVAAHVMDKRPDQAKEALAHVREASRSALNELRATVGLLRQSGDPEAPTEPAPGLVRLDELVGTFHSAGLSVEVARADEGVTLPAAVDLAAYRVIQEALTNVRKHAGQEAKAEVSVVRVGPNMEVTVLDNGAGHTGTDGEGDEAGGGHGLLGMRERVAALGGTLTTGPRYGGGFRVHAILPLKTRTTAADAVRP from the coding sequence GTGAGCACCTTCCAGCGTGCCAGGTCCTGGCTGACGGCACACCCCACCGCACTGGACGCGGCCCTCGCCCTCGGCGTCCTCGTCGCCATGGTGGCGGGCGCCTTCGTCGACCCCCACGCCGCTCACGGCGACAAGTGGGGCGCCCGCACCCCCGACGCCCTCAGCATCGCGCTGATGGTGCCGGCCGCCGCCGTCCTGATCGCCCGCCGCCGCGCCCCGATGGCCGTGCTGGCCGCGACCTGCGCCCTCACCCTCGCCGAACTGGTGACCGGTGACCCCCGCGCCCCGGTCGCGATGGCCGCCGTCATCGCCCTCTACACGGTCGCCTCGACCACCGACCGCCCCACCACCTGGCGCGTCGGCCTGCTCACGATGACCGTGCTGACCGGCACGGCCATGCTCGCCGGCCCCCTCCCCTGGTACGCCCAGGAGAACCTCGGCATCTTCGCCTGGACCGGCATGGCCGCCACGGCCGGAGACGCGGTCCGCAGCCGCCGGGCCTTCGTGGCGGCGATAAGGGAACGCGCGGAACGAGCGGAGCGCACCCGTGAGGAGGAGGCCCGCCGCCGGGTCGCCGAGGAACGCCTCCGGATCGCCCGCGACCTGCACGACGTCGTCGCCCACCACATCGCCCTCGTCAACGTCCAGGCCGGGGTCGCCGCCCACGTCATGGACAAGCGGCCCGACCAGGCCAAGGAGGCCCTGGCCCACGTCCGGGAGGCCAGCCGCTCCGCCCTCAACGAACTCCGCGCCACGGTCGGTCTGCTCCGCCAGTCCGGCGACCCCGAGGCCCCCACCGAACCCGCCCCCGGCCTGGTCCGGCTCGACGAACTCGTCGGCACCTTCCACAGCGCGGGCCTCTCGGTCGAGGTGGCCCGCGCCGACGAGGGCGTGACCCTCCCGGCCGCCGTCGACCTCGCCGCGTACCGCGTCATCCAGGAAGCCCTCACCAATGTGCGCAAGCACGCGGGCCAGGAGGCGAAGGCCGAGGTCAGCGTCGTACGCGTCGGCCCGAACATGGAGGTCACCGTCCTCGACAACGGCGCCGGGCACACGGGCACGGACGGAGAGGGCGACGAGGCCGGTGGCGGGCACGGCCTCCTCGGCATGCGCGAACGCGTCGCCGCGCTCGGCGGCACCCTCACCACCGGCCCCCGCTACGGCGGCGGCTTCCGCGTCCATGCGATCCTGCCGCTCAAGACCCGAACGACCGCCGCGGATGCCGTACGACCGTGA
- a CDS encoding PspA/IM30 family protein — protein MSGVMKRMGMIFRAKANKALDRAEDPRETLDYSYQKQLELLQKVRRGVADVATSRKRLELQLNQLQSQSSKLEDQGRKALALGREDLAREALSRRAALQQQVTDLETQHSTLQGEEEKLTLAAQRLQAKVDAFRTKKETIKATYTAAQAQTRIGEAFSGISEEMGDVGLAIQRAEDKTAQLQARAGAIDELLASGALDDPSGMHKDDIQAELDRLSGGTDVELELQRMKAELAGGPSAQQQAIEGGSGQSAPQQQSQQQDTPRFDKQ, from the coding sequence ATGAGCGGTGTCATGAAGCGTATGGGGATGATCTTCCGCGCGAAGGCGAACAAGGCCCTTGACCGGGCCGAGGACCCGCGCGAAACCCTCGATTACTCGTACCAGAAGCAGCTGGAGCTGCTCCAGAAGGTGCGCCGGGGCGTGGCCGACGTCGCCACTTCCCGCAAACGCCTGGAGCTCCAGCTCAACCAGCTCCAGTCCCAGTCCTCGAAGCTGGAGGACCAGGGCCGCAAGGCGCTCGCGCTCGGCCGCGAGGACCTGGCCCGCGAGGCGCTCTCGCGCCGTGCCGCGCTCCAGCAGCAGGTGACGGACCTGGAGACGCAGCACTCCACTCTCCAGGGCGAGGAGGAGAAGCTCACCCTCGCCGCGCAGCGCCTGCAGGCCAAGGTCGACGCCTTCCGCACGAAGAAGGAGACGATCAAGGCCACGTACACCGCCGCCCAGGCCCAGACCCGGATCGGCGAGGCGTTCTCCGGCATCTCCGAGGAGATGGGCGACGTCGGCCTCGCCATCCAGCGTGCCGAGGACAAGACGGCCCAGCTCCAGGCCCGCGCCGGCGCCATCGACGAGCTGCTCGCCTCCGGTGCCCTCGACGACCCGTCCGGCATGCACAAGGACGACATCCAGGCCGAGCTGGACCGCCTCTCCGGCGGTACGGACGTCGAGCTGGAACTCCAGCGCATGAAGGCGGAGCTGGCGGGCGGCCCGTCCGCGCAGCAGCAGGCCATCGAGGGCGGCTCGGGCCAGTCGGCCCCGCAGCAGCAGTCCCAGCAGCAGGACACGCCGCGCTTCGACAAGCAGTAG